Proteins from a single region of Paraburkholderia aromaticivorans:
- a CDS encoding aspartyl/asparaginyl beta-hydroxylase domain-containing protein, with protein MDEISGKVINSLKQFRDRFSALRPDPDTSRPLEWLDSLCMRSSPKSVHDYQHPRLYYPGLSDTAWHEPDAVPFCQKLARNYRQIREEFMTRSAEASRSAYTQNNAQFITGTEWRAAVLKRWYFNDEETDRYPVTAAVLRDADVAETAMFSVLRPGGKILPHCAPWNTRLTLHLGLSIPPDCEIRVADEVRAWKSGEVLAFDDSFEHEVWNRSSESRAILLVDVWHPDLTPVERAILEPMLKLLDDDYNGSFTVENAMQDIKSSFARLRQSNGRQDLTMGEGLV; from the coding sequence ATGGATGAAATCAGCGGCAAGGTTATCAATAGCCTCAAGCAGTTCCGGGACAGATTCAGCGCCCTACGCCCTGACCCAGATACCAGTAGACCTTTAGAGTGGCTTGACTCGTTGTGTATGCGAAGCAGCCCAAAATCGGTTCATGACTATCAGCACCCTCGTCTCTACTATCCTGGGCTGTCCGACACCGCATGGCACGAGCCGGACGCAGTGCCCTTTTGCCAAAAGCTCGCCAGAAACTATCGGCAGATTAGGGAAGAATTTATGACGCGGTCCGCCGAAGCATCACGCTCGGCCTACACCCAAAACAACGCCCAGTTCATCACAGGCACCGAGTGGCGGGCGGCGGTTCTCAAACGTTGGTACTTCAACGACGAAGAGACAGATCGCTATCCCGTTACAGCGGCCGTACTGCGAGATGCGGACGTGGCAGAGACAGCCATGTTTTCGGTCCTACGCCCGGGTGGAAAAATTCTGCCGCATTGCGCCCCATGGAACACGAGGCTTACGTTGCACCTTGGCCTCAGCATACCGCCCGACTGCGAAATTAGAGTGGCCGACGAGGTTCGCGCTTGGAAAAGCGGCGAAGTGCTAGCGTTCGACGACAGCTTTGAGCATGAAGTTTGGAACAGAAGTTCGGAGTCGCGCGCCATTCTTCTCGTAGACGTTTGGCATCCTGATCTCACCCCGGTTGAGCGCGCGATCCTCGAGCCGATGCTCAAACTGCTGGACGACGATTACAATGGCTCCTTCACCGTCGAGAACGCAATGCAGGATATCAAGAGCTCCTTCGCCCGGCTCCGCCAGAGCAACGGCCGCCAAGATCTGACCATGGGAGAGGGGCTCGTCTAG
- a CDS encoding MFS transporter, with the protein MISRREADEKRKAGVIALAQSLYDDFAVLPRDVRRLLLAQFILNVSTFMAFPLMAVYMARGLHFSAAEVGTVLSIHLIGARALPIITGPLSDRFGFRGLMVLGLALRAVGFCGFGIVSSFAMISATTLAIGLGTSLYESAVYGIFGRQPAGQVPQVFVLNNLLLNLGVVAGPMFGAYLLGFNAIAPFYVSGALFACMAVWCIGFGHLDRTYLSRSAFLSGWGAVVKDRVFLLFLLATFAWWFLFSQLFVLFPILGARLTGSEAGASAVFTANGIAGLVFVGASLLVFRRVSRHQVLLWSYIFLAVLYSVAGLGEGFAWLLGIVVAYTFAETLILPAIESLTAELAHEGKQATFFGAVGLSWGLGGGLGNYVGSWLAIGDRSAAVIWGTLALAALVGVALSARFNMVARGKAIRSR; encoded by the coding sequence ATGATCAGCAGGCGCGAAGCCGATGAGAAGCGAAAGGCTGGAGTCATAGCACTCGCCCAGAGTCTTTACGATGACTTCGCGGTGCTGCCCCGCGATGTCCGTCGACTTCTGTTGGCGCAGTTTATTCTCAACGTGTCTACGTTCATGGCCTTCCCGCTCATGGCCGTTTATATGGCGCGTGGACTGCACTTCTCCGCTGCCGAGGTAGGCACAGTGTTGTCGATTCATCTCATCGGTGCGCGCGCATTGCCGATCATAACCGGGCCCCTATCAGACCGCTTTGGCTTCCGAGGGCTGATGGTACTTGGGCTGGCGTTGCGCGCCGTCGGCTTTTGCGGGTTTGGCATCGTGAGCAGCTTCGCCATGATCTCGGCTACCACGCTTGCAATAGGGCTTGGCACATCGCTGTACGAATCGGCGGTCTATGGCATCTTTGGCCGCCAGCCGGCAGGCCAGGTCCCCCAGGTATTTGTACTCAACAACTTGCTTCTGAATCTTGGAGTGGTCGCTGGTCCGATGTTCGGCGCGTATCTCCTCGGCTTCAACGCGATTGCGCCGTTTTACGTTAGCGGTGCGCTGTTCGCCTGTATGGCGGTATGGTGCATAGGATTCGGTCACCTCGACCGAACCTATCTCAGTAGGTCTGCGTTCCTCTCGGGGTGGGGCGCGGTCGTCAAAGACCGCGTCTTCCTGCTTTTTCTGCTGGCCACGTTCGCGTGGTGGTTCCTCTTCTCCCAGCTCTTTGTCCTTTTTCCAATTCTCGGCGCGAGATTGACTGGCTCAGAGGCTGGGGCGAGCGCCGTCTTTACGGCCAACGGCATTGCGGGTCTAGTGTTCGTGGGCGCGTCGTTGCTTGTCTTCCGGCGAGTCTCGCGGCACCAAGTTTTGCTGTGGTCGTACATTTTTCTCGCAGTGCTTTATTCAGTGGCCGGACTCGGAGAGGGATTCGCCTGGCTGCTAGGTATTGTCGTCGCCTACACCTTTGCGGAAACGCTGATATTGCCAGCGATAGAATCGCTAACCGCAGAGCTTGCCCATGAAGGCAAGCAAGCGACTTTTTTTGGCGCAGTGGGCTTGTCATGGGGACTGGGCGGTGGGTTGGGCAACTATGTCGGTAGTTGGCTTGCAATCGGCGATCGGAGCGCGGCGGTGATATGGGGTACGCTCGCTTTGGCGGCTTTAGTCGGCGTTGCGCTTTCAGCCCGTTTCAACATGGTCGCACGAGGGAAAGCGATTCGATCGAGGTAG
- a CDS encoding 2OG-Fe dioxygenase family protein, with protein sequence MLIKNLSLELKRLREGYIRERVAFVSGHTMREILSEMGATDGDFAELQRVSESLPPDPTLPFRRSRNGRFVIDFGGRRIERAEYQPFILSKEEDFVRHDSGKVREFRAIQDDLQLNAAFQGLLRFKAYVIDGIAIQGRPRLNHTSRLWVSTVFNLRTVTTPDLLGEPALEGVHSDGVEHTMTTLLGHSNMSPDSAQTYIHDVKEVNGTPNAQASRDLILGKVQHRSFLDTLLIVDNERKHSLSPVRAVDTSRCATRDMLIFFTRRPTEPGHPTHPYDSLRPHREMPMVASF encoded by the coding sequence ATGCTTATCAAAAACCTCTCTCTTGAGCTGAAGCGCCTTCGAGAGGGCTATATCCGGGAGCGAGTTGCCTTCGTCTCAGGGCACACCATGAGGGAAATACTAAGCGAGATGGGGGCGACCGACGGTGACTTCGCTGAACTCCAACGAGTGAGCGAATCGCTACCTCCCGACCCGACCTTACCGTTTCGCAGATCCCGCAACGGGCGCTTTGTCATCGACTTCGGGGGCAGACGAATCGAACGAGCCGAGTATCAACCATTCATCCTTTCGAAAGAAGAAGACTTTGTTCGCCACGATTCGGGCAAGGTCAGGGAATTTCGGGCGATCCAGGATGACCTTCAGCTAAATGCGGCGTTCCAAGGACTGCTGCGTTTCAAAGCCTATGTCATTGATGGGATCGCTATCCAGGGTCGTCCGAGGCTCAATCACACGTCGCGATTGTGGGTGTCTACAGTGTTCAACCTCCGGACCGTTACGACGCCGGACTTGCTTGGCGAACCGGCGCTCGAGGGCGTCCACAGCGACGGTGTCGAACATACTATGACAACACTGCTCGGTCACTCGAATATGTCACCGGACAGCGCGCAGACGTATATCCATGACGTCAAGGAAGTGAACGGAACGCCAAACGCACAGGCAAGCCGCGATCTGATCCTGGGAAAAGTCCAGCATCGCTCATTCCTCGACACTTTGCTCATCGTCGACAACGAACGCAAGCACAGTCTATCGCCGGTGCGTGCGGTAGACACATCGCGCTGCGCTACCCGCGACATGCTGATTTTCTTCACGCGTCGTCCGACGGAACCGGGGCATCCTACTCATCCCTACGATTCCCTAAGACCGCATCGAGAAATGCCGATGGTTGCGAGCTTCTGA
- a CDS encoding RES family NAD+ phosphorylase encodes MRLYRLAKERRGHYRADDLSGNGAALAGGRWNPRGMRVLYTCCHASTALLEALVHMSGLLPAGGYFLVTLDVADAVYDAAFVPALPTGWADLTRDPEATRALGRQWIETGERLAMRVPSVVCPTDFNLLLNPMHPDMASVKVLSSEPFTLDPRLFGPATR; translated from the coding sequence ATGAGGCTGTACCGACTGGCGAAGGAACGGCGCGGCCATTATCGGGCCGATGATCTGAGCGGCAACGGCGCGGCGTTGGCTGGCGGTCGCTGGAACCCGCGAGGCATGCGGGTGCTGTACACGTGTTGTCACGCGTCGACCGCGCTGCTTGAGGCGCTGGTACACATGTCGGGCCTGCTGCCTGCCGGCGGCTACTTTCTGGTGACGCTCGATGTGGCGGACGCGGTCTACGATGCGGCGTTCGTGCCTGCGTTGCCGACCGGGTGGGCGGACCTGACGCGCGATCCGGAAGCGACGCGCGCCCTCGGCCGCCAGTGGATAGAGACGGGCGAACGGCTGGCCATGCGGGTGCCGTCGGTCGTCTGTCCAACCGACTTCAACCTGCTGTTGAACCCGATGCATCCCGACATGGCGAGCGTAAAGGTCCTCAGCAGCGAACCCTTCACCCTCGACCCGCGGCTCTTCGGCCCCGCAACAAGGTAG
- the parS gene encoding type II RES/Xre toxin-antitoxin system antitoxin: MALNQPAGRDPAAGKRAKAFAGSNGLGAQPHDFESFRKMDPLEQRRQIREGMEAIIIDRVAKELLHIPVQTLLSGLGLPSSTILRKISKEERLSGPESDRVARVLYVFEQAAEVFEDDALAAEWMQRPHMELGGLRPLEVLDSQPGYDRVRDLLLRIIHGVSA, encoded by the coding sequence ATGGCACTGAATCAACCCGCCGGCCGCGACCCGGCCGCCGGCAAACGGGCGAAGGCGTTCGCAGGCTCCAACGGCCTCGGCGCACAACCGCACGACTTCGAATCATTCCGGAAGATGGACCCGCTTGAGCAGCGCCGCCAGATTCGTGAGGGAATGGAGGCGATCATTATCGATCGGGTCGCGAAGGAGCTGTTGCATATTCCCGTACAAACCCTGTTGAGCGGTCTTGGGCTGCCGAGTTCGACGATCCTCCGCAAGATCTCGAAGGAAGAACGCCTGTCCGGACCCGAGTCGGATCGCGTCGCGCGAGTGCTCTATGTATTCGAGCAGGCAGCGGAGGTGTTCGAAGACGACGCACTGGCGGCAGAATGGATGCAACGGCCGCATATGGAATTGGGCGGCCTGCGGCCGCTGGAGGTACTGGATTCGCAGCCGGGCTACGACCGCGTGCGCGACTTGTTGCTTCGCATCATCCACGGCGTGTCTGCATGA
- a CDS encoding haloacid dehalogenase type II, with protein MAFKDFKALSFDCYGTLVDWEAGMVSALQPLATKAGAEISSEELLQLHARHAIALEHATPWKLYRDLLATVYKRVAEQLSVPVTWDECQRYGRTVGDWPVFPDTANALRQLKKQYKLVVLSNVDNENFSRTEERLGVRFDAVITAEDIGTYKPDRKNFEYLIEQVRAWDIRPDELLHVACSIFHDVEPAKDCGLTTCFIDRRHGMQGSGATPGGKDNTRADFEFRSLAEFAEAIFRRA; from the coding sequence ATGGCGTTCAAAGACTTCAAGGCGCTTTCCTTCGATTGCTACGGTACGCTCGTAGATTGGGAGGCGGGTATGGTGTCTGCCCTCCAGCCGTTGGCGACTAAGGCGGGCGCTGAAATTAGCTCCGAAGAACTGCTCCAACTGCACGCGCGGCACGCGATCGCGTTAGAACACGCGACTCCGTGGAAGCTCTACCGGGACTTGCTGGCGACGGTGTACAAGCGGGTGGCCGAACAGCTATCGGTACCCGTGACGTGGGACGAATGCCAGCGGTATGGGCGAACCGTAGGGGACTGGCCGGTGTTTCCCGATACCGCGAACGCGCTTCGTCAACTGAAGAAGCAGTACAAGCTGGTAGTACTGTCTAACGTCGACAACGAGAACTTCTCCCGGACCGAGGAACGCCTGGGAGTGCGCTTCGACGCTGTCATAACCGCGGAGGACATAGGCACCTATAAGCCCGACCGAAAGAACTTCGAGTACTTGATCGAGCAGGTCAGAGCTTGGGACATCCGACCCGACGAACTGCTGCACGTGGCATGCAGCATCTTTCACGACGTAGAGCCCGCTAAAGATTGCGGATTGACAACGTGCTTCATTGACCGCAGGCATGGGATGCAAGGCTCCGGCGCAACCCCGGGTGGCAAAGACAACACGCGTGCTGACTTCGAGTTTCGAAGCTTGGCAGAGTTCGCAGAGGCGATATTCCGCAGGGCTTGA